A single genomic interval of Rhododendron vialii isolate Sample 1 chromosome 3a, ASM3025357v1 harbors:
- the LOC131321126 gene encoding uncharacterized protein LOC131321126, whose protein sequence is SWKLVVLVQFYNVPINECHAKLVLKPLSYDRKWKFIYEPLHHDVHLLSKKIPVTNFLSLQVGVGHSFQLHATGWKWKLTTCLGGDGVSRIRNKTSLGLCPGVDLRFGWRADYVFPEITG, encoded by the exons TCATGGAAGTTGGTGGTTCTGGTTCAGTTCTATAATGTGCCAATTAACGAGTGCCACGCAAAGTTGGTATTGAAGCCTCTATCCTATGATCGAAAATGGAAGTTCATATACGAGCCTTTACATCATGATGTTCACCTTCTTTCCAAGAAGATCCCTGTTACAAACTTTCTTAGTCTCCAg GTTGGCGTAGGCCATAGCTTTCAGTTGCATGCCACTGGTTGGAAATGGAAGCTTACTACTTGTTTGGGTGGAGATGGTGTATCTAGGATCCGGAATAAGACATCACTTGGGCTGTGCCCTGGCGTGGATTTGCGGTTTGGGTGGAGAGCAGACTATGTCTTTCCAGAAATTACTGGGTAA